The Stenotrophomonas maltophilia genome segment TTCCCGGCTGGGAGCTGAGCGAGGGCGGACAGGCCCTGACGCGCACCTTCCGCTTCAAGGATTACTACGCCACCATGGCCTTCGTGAACGCGCTGGCCTGGATTGCCCACCGCGAGGACCACCATCCGGACCTGGGCGTGCACTACGACCGCGCTGTGGTGCGCTTTTCCACCCACGACGTGGGCGGCCTGAGCGAGAACGACTTCATCTGCGCTGCGAAGACTTCGGCCCTGACGGAGCAACTGCCATGAACGTACGCTTGCTGAGCCTGTCCCTGATTGCTGCGACCGGCCTGGCCGGTTGTGGCCCGTCGGAACCGCCGGCACCACCGCCGCCGCCGCCGACCGAAGTGGCCGCGGTGAAGACGCCGCCACCGCAGTACCCGCTTGAACTGGCCTGCATGGGCGTAGGCGGCACCAGCACCTTCAAGGTGACCATCGGCACCGACGGCAAGCCAAGCGAGGTCGCCCTGTTGACCGGCGCCGGCAACCCGCAGCTGGACGAACTGGCCAAAACGGCCGTTCAGGGCTGGCAGTTCAAGGCCGCCACCCGCAAGGGCGCTGCCGTGCCGGCCACCATCCAGGTGCCGGTCAGCTTCAACCCGCCGCAGCCGAAGCCCGATCAGTGCTTCGCCATCGAAGAACGCCTGCGCCGCGGCGGCTGATCGCGCGCGCCCCGACGAGGCCAGCCGACGCCCGCCTCGCCCTCCCCGCCCCGGGCTCATCCGGGGCGGCTGTCTGTTGACCAGGACCGCGTCGGTACATGCTGCAGATTCCCCCCGAAAATGTCTGGATCGCACTGGCGGTCACCCTCGCGGCCGGCCTGGCCACTGCCATCGGCAGCCTGC includes the following:
- a CDS encoding 4a-hydroxytetrahydrobiopterin dehydratase, whose amino-acid sequence is MADLIPLAQARCVPRKGSDHKLGEARLAELLPQIPGWELSEGGQALTRTFRFKDYYATMAFVNALAWIAHREDHHPDLGVHYDRAVVRFSTHDVGGLSENDFICAAKTSALTEQLP
- a CDS encoding energy transducer TonB, whose protein sequence is MNVRLLSLSLIAATGLAGCGPSEPPAPPPPPPTEVAAVKTPPPQYPLELACMGVGGTSTFKVTIGTDGKPSEVALLTGAGNPQLDELAKTAVQGWQFKAATRKGAAVPATIQVPVSFNPPQPKPDQCFAIEERLRRGG